One genomic segment of Pyruvatibacter mobilis includes these proteins:
- a CDS encoding tetratricopeptide repeat protein: MALWLTRLFAPLRLLPAVALLVPLLAAGSAHAQGTSDLDGLFDKLAEAESPAEADLIENEIWRLWLKSGSATVDLMVARGTEALRSQDYAVALDLFSMAVELAPDYPEGWNKRATLYYVIDDYEAAISDISQVLVREPRHWAALMGLAVMMDDLDRKDAALTAYRQAVAINPQLDDAHEAIKRLEVEVEGRGI; the protein is encoded by the coding sequence ATGGCACTCTGGTTGACCCGACTGTTCGCGCCTTTGAGGCTGCTTCCGGCAGTGGCACTGCTCGTGCCCCTGCTGGCAGCGGGCAGTGCCCATGCGCAGGGCACATCCGATCTCGACGGCTTGTTCGACAAGCTGGCCGAAGCGGAGAGCCCGGCGGAAGCCGACCTGATCGAGAACGAGATCTGGCGGCTCTGGCTCAAGTCCGGCAGTGCCACGGTGGATCTCATGGTGGCCCGGGGGACGGAAGCGCTGCGGTCACAGGACTATGCCGTGGCGCTTGATCTGTTTTCCATGGCGGTGGAGCTGGCGCCGGATTACCCGGAGGGCTGGAACAAGCGTGCGACGCTTTATTACGTCATTGATGACTATGAAGCGGCAATTTCCGACATCTCTCAGGTGCTTGTCCGGGAGCCGCGCCATTGGGCGGCGCTGATGGGCCTTGCGGTGATGATGGATGATCTGGACAGAAAGGACGCGGCCCTGACCGCCTATCGGCAGGCTGTCGCGATCAATCCGCAGCTC